From the Ipomoea triloba cultivar NCNSP0323 chromosome 8, ASM357664v1 genome, the window TGTATATGTATCCATCTTCTGATTCTCTAGGAAGCGTTTCTGCCTCATGAGATAATTGAGCCCGAAAGGTACTTTCTTCGATCTGTTGTTTCTTCGCCGTATTAATCTGCTCGATCTAGTCCACTGCAGCATTTGCTCCAGTTTCAAATCTTTCATTGAATTTCATATTCCTTGAATCTGCAATTTTGTTgtagtttttttaaatttcccggcaaaaaattgtcaaatttcaGCTGCATCCGTAGTGAGTTGAGCTTTGTTTGCTGTTTTTAGCTGAATTTTgatatattactaaaatacttTCATTTTTCTTGCTGTTGTCTTTTTGTGaagtatattttttgtttgctttataTTTGTTGTGTTGGAATTCGATTTAATAGCAGATTCTGTTAAATTGTCGGTTGGTTTGAATTTCCTTTGCTTTTTGAGGGTCTAGTGTTTATTTCCTTTGCTTGTTGTCACTTTCCTTTACGGTTCTTTAACTTTTTCAAGTATTCGGTGGAGGAAATTTGAATAATTGTATATGGATTTCTGAACGTTCAGCTGGAAAGATGGGGTAAACTAGAAGTTAGCAGAGATAAATTCTTTAATACGTTATAGTTCCATAGTGacagttatgttatatatagattattatagATGCCAAGTTGAActcttcttttttctctctATAATTATGTTTGAGGCTTTAGGTCTAATTTTGGAGTGAGATCAAAAACTAATTTGATGGGGAGAATTTCTTAGGATTTTTAAGGTGCACACTGCACACATGTCACATGTTAACCTTTATCTAATGTTCAATATGCTTactacaaaacaaaaaggaTTTTTTAGCTCTGAACTTCCAGTAGGGTAAACTTTCCGTTGAATTATTACTCTATGGTAAACTAAATATTTGGCTGATCATTTCTTTTTGGATTTTTGTCTCACTGATTTATCATAATCTAATTCAATAAGGGTGagaagtaaaatatttattcaattcaaataGGGGGGGTATGGATTGTAACCCTTATACAAGATTGGGTTCATAGACCTATATGCAACAAACGGTTTAACCTTTTTGCATCATGAGTTCCAAAAGGGTTTAAGCATTTGCGCGCAGAGCACTGCAAAGTGCTATTGACTTTTACAATTAGAGCAACCCCATTAGGggtttttgtttagtttttgaggaagaaaaaactgtGTGTTGTTTTTGCACAAATGGGAAGCAAGGCTTTTTGAGGTATTTTTTTCCTACAACAACCTGGTTTTTGCAggtttgaaataaataaataaaggtgAGACGCCCAATTGCGCCTCACCGCCGCCCAAGCGGGCGCGTGTGCTACACACTCCCACGTGTGCAGCGGCGGCCACTctgaatggtttttttttttttttttggccatCGCAAATAGCAACGGCCAActtcttcttctgttttttttaaacatttataattataaatttattttaattttgatgtgtttaatttaagtataataaaaataataattgtaattataatttttataatgataataaataattaaaatatagtggaGTAATATGGTGGGTTCacaaaaaactgagaaaaaacCTAAAACTATTAGTATTATAGTTTCTACTGGGCAGAAGTACCGAGTGCGAGTCCTGTGGGAGCATTTAATGAGGGGTAATGTGACATCCCACAGTTACGGAAGACCCGTGGGAGCCACCTCTTGAATCTTTAATGGAATCAAGTACTACCTTGGCTTTCTATTTTGGGCTTGGGGTGTGATGGGAACATAACTTGTCTAAGGTGGCAAGATTTTAATCTCCATTGTGACCACCATATAAGGTTGAGCTTAAAAGGTTCATATGCATCAAAACCAAGAATTAATTGTTTTGGGCTCTTGAGTTCGAACAAAGGTCCAACTGTGTTGCATGTATAGGTCTTAATGCTGCATAATGCAGTCAACTTATGTTTGAATTGATACGTTACTAGATTTCATTGTTAAACTTTCAATAACACCCTGTCGTCTCTCTCCCTTTCCCCTCCCcaacccacacacacacacctctTAATAAATAACCATGTGTAGCTAATGTGTGCCAAAATTTTCTGAGTTTTCATGTATGGATATCTATTCATGCTTCCTTTTCCttgtatatttattaaattgattagtgttttcatttcattttctatacatacatacttaaAAGAATGATGCTATATTCTAATTCCCTTTCTGTTTAAAATGCTAGTTTACCTGTGTCACTTcattatatacttttttaaatatattttaacagTGCAATCCAATAGCTCCTTATAGCAAAATTTTTCTAATGCAGGATGATTGGTTGTAATGATATTGTGCTGAAGGTTTCGAGTTTGCATATTATCTGCATGCATTACCATTGTTGATCATTAGCAGCTgggatattattttttaaggaaATGGATCGACGTGATACTTCAGGTTTTGTGAGTGGGGGTGGGATGTGCTGTTCCAGAGATGTCTAGCACTAGTTTTAGGACtaactttgttttattttaataaaagcCCGGAAGTCAGGTTAACTGCACCTTTGCTATTAAGATTGGTTCAAGTAATAGTTGTCAAGTTTTAGCTAACAGTTTATGGATCCCAGATTCCACAGTTTTGGTTTTGCTGCAAACCTGTCCTTAAATGCATATAATAATCTGGGCAATCCAATTCAAATAGGAGGAGCTGGAGTGCAAGGTGGTTATTGTGCAGATACGACATTGCGACTTGATTCCCTTGGTTCTTTAGTCTCCTCTATTTCTTCCGCAAAGGGAATCAAAAGGAAGTGGAGCTTGATTGATGGACCCACCAATGAGCAGGTTGGGTCCTCTTTGTGTCTGCGTCTTGGTCATTCATCAAGTTCTTCGGAGAGTAAGGGGGGGAGCTCAGCCACTGCAACTGTGTGCACCTCAACTTCTTCGACGAAAGAAAGTGATGACGAATCCTCAATGGACCTAGAATTGGATTTCACTCTCCATCTTGGCAATGAGAAGTCACTGAGCCCCAAAAAGTCAGCCAGCTGTGAGAAAGAATTTAATATGCCACTTAAGGTTGATCTGGAACTGAGTCTTTCCAGTGGCCCTAGTGAATCTGGTATTACTACAGCATATCAAAGCTCTACTTCACCACATAGTTCCATGAAGCTGCCAGAGACTATTGTTGGAGTTCAAATAGATGAAGGGTCAATGTCATCCTCTTTAAAAAGTGGGTGTTTCATCAATCCATTACAGACTCCAAATAGCGCTAGGGCTAGTTATGTCAATCAGGCTGAAAGACAAATCAATTCAGCTCCCATCTCTCATGATCCCTGTTCCAGTGCCATAGCTAACCTTAAAAGCTCTGTAACCTGTTCTTCCGGGGTAACAAAACAGAAGCAGCAGCATCAACAacgtagtagtagtagtagtaaaaaGTGTCAGTTCCAGGGATGTGTAAAAGGAGCAAGAGGTGCTTCTTGCCTTTGCATTGCCCATGGCGGTGGCCGGAGGTGTCAGAAATCTGGCTGCCATAAAGGAGCTGAGGGTCGAACTGCATTCTGCAAGGCCCATGGTGGTGGTCGACGGTGTGAATTCCTAGGATGCACCAAGAGTGCTGAAGGACGTACAGATTTCTGTATTGCACATGGTGGTGGGCGTCGTTGCAGCTATGAGGGTTGCGCCCGTGCTGCCAGAGGGAAATCTGGATTGTGCATTCGCCATGGTGGAGGCAAGAGATGCCAGAAAGAGAACTGCACAAAGAGTGCCGAAGGCCTTTCTGGTCTCTGCATTTCACATGGAGGTGGTCGGCGATGCCAGTATCCGCAATGCACCAAGGGGGCACAAGGGAGCACAATGTTCTGTAAGGCACATGGTGGTGGTAAGCGTTGCTCATATGAAGGGTGTACAAAGGGTGCAGAAGGGAGCACTCCATTTTGCAAGGGCCATGGTGGAGGGAAAAGATGTTTATTCCAAGGAGGTGGGGTTTGCCCAAAAAGTGTGCATGGAGGGACTCTTTACTGTGTAGCACATGGGGGCGGTAAGAGATGTGCTGTGACCGATTGCACAAAGAGTGCAAGGGGCCGGACTGATTTTTGTGTGCGCCATGGTGGGGGCAAGAGATGCAAGTTTGAAGGCTGTGGAAAAAGCGCCCAAGGAAGCACTGAATTCTGCAAGGCACATGGTGGAGGGAAGAGATGCTCTTGGGGTCAGGCTGGCTCTGAATTTGGCATCGGTGATGGTCCTTGTAACTCACTCGCTAGGGGAAAAACGGGGCTTTGTGCATCTCACGGTGCTCTGGTGCAGGACAAGCGAGTTCACGGTGGAGCCACCATTGGTGTTATAGTCCAGGATACAACACACAACAAACCTGAGAAGTTGAACAATACTGTCAGTCACGACGACATGAACGTTGATACCATAAAAATGGAGACAAGTATGCTAACATCTCCAAACAGCTCTAGCGGGAAATGCTTTGGTCTCAAGCAAGCTAGTATGCCAGTCAGAGCTCCTGAAGGGAGGGTACACGGTGGAATTTTAATGGCATTGCTAACAAACAATAATTCAGGTCTTAGTTTAGGCAACAACACGGGCATGGTGAATCCATCAGAGCCAGGGAAAACATACACAGTTTCTCAGAACTGGATGTAAGAAAGAAGAAGGCATTATCTGCATACTGAAGCCTCTGCCAGTGGTCTTTGCTTTTCTTGTCCTATATTTCTGGAAGTGGTCTTCAGGCTCTTGTGTTTGCTACATCAAGGATCAACTGGTGGACCGGGTCTTTCTTTCATAGTTAGCCTTGCTCATTTCCTTATTGTATATAGCTTTGTATTCTGTCATCGtttttattttgtgaatatTATATGGTGTACCCTAAAGAACTGCTTACAATAAAAGCTATATTTGGCTTACTAtgtaattttctcaaattttcataatgGCGTTGggtgaatattatatatatggtgtaCCCTAAAGAGCTGCTTACAATAAAAGCTATATTTGGCTTactattttttctgttttcaaaaaaaaattgtaagaattttctcaaattttcataatgGCGTTGGGTCACTGGGTGAATGTATTGGATTATAGCATAGCATATAATAAAACACAGAACACAGTAGTCAAAAGTATGTCGACAATGTCagaagtgggatttgaacccacgctcTCTCACGAGAACCAGAACTTGagtctggcgccttagaccactcggccatcctgacttattatttataagttaaaattaaCTATATATCTAACTTGTATTCAATGAAATAACACAAAGGTGACATGTACCCAATGAGAATCACTGCTAACATTAATGTATACCATTAATAGGTCTTGGGGTGTATTCACTCAACACTTTTATAGACTTTCAACGAGTTTGAAAGTgatgaattttaaataattttctagAATCTTTTGAACTTTCataactttgtaagagtttataaaagtctataggacaaatatttaaaaactttttcatattaaaaagtccaCCAAATTAACgttattaaaactctaaatcGAATACACCATTACAAACATTTCATAACTTCTattagtacattatttataattttcttacaaaaactagtataatatataatatatttttatatatgtatgtatgtatgtatgtataacacTCCAGTGATGTGGGTTTTCATCGGAAATCAGTGATATGGGTTTTCGTGAAGACTGGCTGtggtggaaaatgacttccccaaaaaaaagagaaagttatttttcagaaaatcgactttgttttcttttgacTGGAAATCAATTTCCATTAACTTTAGTATTTCCTCCCTTACTAAACATGGAAaatctgaaaaataattttcataaatcattttttgggtttccaaacacaccctaaatcaATCGCGCCGTGTTAAAATCAGTtagtttaatatataatttttatcatataattatttatatttttcaaataggATTGtggattatattttttatttattttgtattaatatatgtttaagatgtaattttgtgtatatataaattgatatttatttatttatttacttttgtattaattatatatgtattaacaAAAGGAAAAACTTTAAAGCATGTTGGTATGCtattaaagatttttttaatcataaaaaGCTTTACGTGGTTTATTCTAGAGTTAGTAATCCAAAcggttcaaaattttaatttgcgATGATTCAAATATTGGTTGCAGTAGAAGTGAGTAGAAGTATGAATTTTGTGTACAAAAAagtctttaataatttatatcttAAAATGCATATTAAATTGTTAGTAATTAGTTTCTTATGTATGTGtgctattttaattttcattatgtgtgctattttaattttcaacaaatataaattgtacTCCGATCCGTATatgatttatttagattttaaattgtTGTTGATTTATGGTATATAATATAGAATGAATAAACAAAACAgtattgttaaatatatatatatatatatatatatatatatatatatatatatatatatatatatatatataNNNNNNNNNNNNNNNNNNNNNNNNNNNNNNNNNNNNNNNNNNNNNNNNNNNNNNNNNNNNNNNNNNNNNNNNNNNNNNNNNNNNNNNNNNNNNNNNNNNNNNNNNNNNNNNNNNNNNNNNNNNNNNNNNNNNNNNNNNNNNNNNNNNNNNNNNNNNNNNNNNNNNNNNNNNNNNNNNNNNNNNNNNNNNNNNNNNNNNNNNNNNNNNNNNNNNNNNNNNNNNNNNNNNNNNNNNNNNNNNNNNNNNNNNNNNNNNNNNNNNNNNNNNNNNNNNNNNNNNNNNNNNNNNNNNNNNNNNNNNNNNNNNNNNNNNNNNNNNNNNNNNNNNNNNNNNNNNNNNNNNNNNNNNNNNNNNNNNNNNNNNNNNNNNNNNNNNNNNNNNNNNNNNNNNNNNNNNNNNNNNNNNNNNNNNNNNNNNNNNNNNNNNNNNNNNNNNNNNNNNNNNNNNNNNNNNNNNNNNNNNNNNNNNNNNNNNNNNNNNNNNNNNNNNNNNNNNNNNNNNNNNNNNNNNNNNNNNNNNNNNNNNNNNNNNNNNNNNNNNNNNNNNNNNNNNNNNNNNNNNNNNNNNNNNNNNNNNNNNNNNNNNNNNNNNNNNNNNNNNNNNNNNNNNNNNNNNNNNNNNNNNNNNNNNNNNNNNNNNNNNNNNNNNNNNNNNNNNNNNNNNNNNNNNNNNNNNNNNNNNNNNNNNNNNNNNNNNNNNNNNNNNNNNNNNNNNNNNNNNNNNNNNNNNNNNNNNNNNNNNNNNNNNNNNNNNNNNNNNNNNNNNNNNNNNNNNNNNNNNNNNNNNNNNNNNNNNNNNNNNNNNNNNNNNNNNNNNNNNNNNNNNNNNNNNNNNNNNNNNNNNNNNNNNNNNNNNNNNNNNNNNNNNNNNNNNNNNNNNNNNNNNNNNNNNNNNNNNNNNNNNNNNNNNNNNNNNNNNNNNNNNNNNNNNNNNNNNNNNNNNNNNNNNNNNNNNNNNNNNNNNNNNNNNNNNNNNNNNNNNNNNNNNNNNNNNNNNNNNNNNNNNNNNNNNNNNNNNNNNNNNNNNNNNNNNNNNNNatatatatatatatatatatatatatatatatatatatatatatatatatatatatatataaagattgtgACTTTCGAGCATAATTTTCGACTATGTATCGTACGGGAAGAATGCTAatttaacaaaacaaaacaataacccaaaaagaaaaaaaaattacgttaGATTGAAAGGtgaatatatatgttaattctTCATTGTAGAGTCCATTTATCTTGTGCCAGTAATCTATATTCAAGTTGTGATACAACTAAAAGAAAAAGGTCAATATATGTTGACTGTTGTATCAAACAAAGATGTGATTCATATATTCTAATAGCCAGtaattaatgtatattttatacataatagCAGGCAAACATCATTACTTTCAATAGGTTTTAGTTTCTAATCTTTACAAACTTAGTTAActagagtatttttttttaagttaaaaattaaattattataaatacaaatacttaatattgttttgagaaattttaatataatttgtatacatTCAATGGTCACAAacaaaagtttttattttaattaaaatttaaatataattatcacaGTGTAAAAGGTTTTATTTTTATCGCTAATAAGCCTAATTATAAGTATGATGATTGGTAAAACGGGTCTTCCTTATAAATTCCAAAGTTTTCAAACATCGAACCATAAAGTGAACCACAGGTCTAATTTCTCTCGGAGCATATCATGTGTGTTCCACAACCAAAGACATAAGTCATAAGAATGAAAGCAGACCAGAAGCCTAAACCCACTAATGTTCCCTTGGAATAAAATCTATgattaactatatataatactaaCTTTTACCAATATCATAATCCagtcttctatatatatatatatgagcgtGGCAGAAATCATAACCCGGGCTTCAGTTGCTCCTAAGGTCAAAGATCTCAGGTTGGATTGCCATCCAGTTGTACAATACACGTACCGTCAGATTTCCAGGAACTTAACCTCTGATCTTTTCATGATCCACATCAGGATGATGAGGAGCATTTCTACAGGAAGTATGTCAGCTGTTCCTTCTTCCTTGAACCTCCCTCCCCATATAAATTGTTCCATTGCTTCAGTTCATTCATTATAGATCCTTCAGCTGCAAAGCTAGCAGCAACCTGTATATCACAACCCCACCCCAAAATTATTAGCTGGATTACATGAAGAACACTATCTTATccgaagagagagagagagagagccttATTACCTGATTCTTTGCCTCCATAAAATCGTCCATATTCAAAGGCCGGATGGTGATGACCCTTTCCCCTTTATCTTCATTCGCTGTCGGAGCATCTCCACAATTTGGACCTCCTTCTTGAGCCAGGCGCTTCTTTTCCTGCAGATTTCGGTATTTAATCATGAATCACAGTAGTAGGAAGAATTAATATGAACGGAATCCTGATAATGAACTTACAACATCTTTAAGTCTTTCTTGCTTGATCAACTCTCTAACTGGCCGATATGCTGCAGTAGTGCACAAGTTCTGTTTGGAAGCATTGCAAATATTTTTCAGTGTCGTACACAAGAATATAAGCATTTAATGTAATGTATAAACACCAAACACAACCTTGAGATCACTGCCGGTGTAGCCCTCAGTCATTGTAGCAAGCTGCTTTAAGTCCAATCCTTTGCCCACTGTCTCTTTTGCCAGTAGTGTCTTTAAGATCAAT encodes:
- the LOC116027199 gene encoding uncharacterized protein LOC116027199, with translation MDPRFHSFGFAANLSLNAYNNLGNPIQIGGAGVQGGYCADTTLRLDSLGSLVSSISSAKGIKRKWSLIDGPTNEQVGSSLCLRLGHSSSSSESKGGSSATATVCTSTSSTKESDDESSMDLELDFTLHLGNEKSLSPKKSASCEKEFNMPLKVDLELSLSSGPSESGITTAYQSSTSPHSSMKLPETIVGVQIDEGSMSSSLKSGCFINPLQTPNSARASYVNQAERQINSAPISHDPCSSAIANLKSSVTCSSGVTKQKQQHQQRSSSSSKKCQFQGCVKGARGASCLCIAHGGGRRCQKSGCHKGAEGRTAFCKAHGGGRRCEFLGCTKSAEGRTDFCIAHGGGRRCSYEGCARAARGKSGLCIRHGGGKRCQKENCTKSAEGLSGLCISHGGGRRCQYPQCTKGAQGSTMFCKAHGGGKRCSYEGCTKGAEGSTPFCKGHGGGKRCLFQGGGVCPKSVHGGTLYCVAHGGGKRCAVTDCTKSARGRTDFCVRHGGGKRCKFEGCGKSAQGSTEFCKAHGGGKRCSWGQAGSEFGIGDGPCNSLARGKTGLCASHGALVQDKRVHGGATIGVIVQDTTHNKPEKLNNTVSHDDMNVDTIKMETSMLTSPNSSSGKCFGLKQASMPVRAPEGRVHGGILMALLTNNNSGLSLGNNTGMVNPSEPGKTYTVSQNWM